GAGAAACTGAAAAAAGCGGTGGAGTACTTGAAAATGATTGCTCAGAAAGTGGGGATGAAACTCTCTGACCAGGAAGCAGAGGAAAAAACCCGGGTGGCATTCCAGAGAATACAGAAGAACGCTTCAGAGAGCTTTCTCAAGCGATTTTTGCCCCCGGAAGGGTTTCGATGAGTTTTTGTTCTTCTGCTGATTTGGAGTAATCCTGAGGGTTGGGTCTACAGGGAATGTTTTCTTGCCAGAAGACATGGAGGGCTTGACATAGTCGAGTGACGGTGGTATGTTTTACCAAATTACATATGTATTGTAAAATTGTATTACAAATTTTGGGGACAGGCTAAGACGAAGGAGGACACATCTCATGAGACCGGTGCGAAGAGAAACTCTGCCTGTTTTGGTGGCCGAGGAGATTCGAAGAGACATTGTTCATGGAGTGCTGAAACGGGGCGAGAAACTTCCCGCAGAGAATGAGTTAGCCCGAGTCCTGGGTGTAGGAAGACCTACGGTTCGCGAAGCTCTGCGTATCCTTGAAGGGGAGAGATGGATTCAATTTCGGTTCGGAGGAGGTGCGTACGTGATCAAGGATGGAGAGAGTCCTTCTGGGAACCTCGCTTATTTCCAGAAAGAAACCATGATGGAATTGCTTCGGTTCGAACTCACTCAGCTTAAGGAAGAGGGGAAAGAGGTTTCTCCGTCGCTTGAAAGGGAATTGCTGAATCTGGCGGAGACCCATTCTCTGGAACCCGTTGAGCGGTTTTACGCGGCGCTCTCCGGGCTGGAGGAAAAACCGGACTATCCTTACTTTGAACCCTCGGACTGGGAAACTATTCAAAGGGAAAAGCCGGAAAAAGCGAGTAGGAGAGCCATAAAAGGTGACCTGGATGTTTTGCGTGAACGCATCGAGGGCGCATGGCTTGGACGATGTGTTGGGTGCACCCTCGGAAAACCCGTAGAGGGATGGTCCCGAGAGGAAATCGAATCGTATCTCAAAGCAGTCGAAGCTTACCCCCTTCGTGACTATTTTCCCTATGTTCTGGAAAAGATCGAAGCGGGGAGGCATCCGTTCCATCCCTCCGCTCTGGAAGCAACCCGGGGAAACATCACCGGTGTACCCCAGGATGACGACCTTGATTACACCATTCTTAACCTGAAGCTCGTCCAGGAAAATGGTTTTGGTTTCACCTCTGAGGATGTGGGGGATATGTGGCTTTCCCATCTTCCCTACAACATGGTCTATACCGCTGAACGCCAGGCTTATGCCAACCTCGTTCGGGGCTTGAAGCCCCCCTTTACTGCCACCTACTGGAATCCCTTCCGTGAGTGGATTGGAGCCCAGATACGGGCTGACATTTTTGGTTACCTGGCACCGGGAAATCCCGAACTGGCAGCGTGGCTTGCTTATCGAGATGCCGTTCTTTCCCACACCAAAAATGGGATTTATGGGGAGATTTTCGTGGCCGCCACCATATCGGCAGTGATTGGAGGAGACGATATTCCCGAGGCGATTCGGGCGGGTCTTTCACAGGTACCCCGACGGTCTCGTCTCAGTGCTATGGTGAAGGAGGTGATGGAATGGAGCGAAAAAGCTCAGGATTGGCGTGAAGTGTGGGAAAAAGTCGAAGAGCGCTACGGAAACTACCACTGG
This region of Atribacterota bacterium genomic DNA includes:
- a CDS encoding ADP-ribosylglycohydrolase family protein, with protein sequence MRPVRRETLPVLVAEEIRRDIVHGVLKRGEKLPAENELARVLGVGRPTVREALRILEGERWIQFRFGGGAYVIKDGESPSGNLAYFQKETMMELLRFELTQLKEEGKEVSPSLERELLNLAETHSLEPVERFYAALSGLEEKPDYPYFEPSDWETIQREKPEKASRRAIKGDLDVLRERIEGAWLGRCVGCTLGKPVEGWSREEIESYLKAVEAYPLRDYFPYVLEKIEAGRHPFHPSALEATRGNITGVPQDDDLDYTILNLKLVQENGFGFTSEDVGDMWLSHLPYNMVYTAERQAYANLVRGLKPPFTATYWNPFREWIGAQIRADIFGYLAPGNPELAAWLAYRDAVLSHTKNGIYGEIFVAATISAVIGGDDIPEAIRAGLSQVPRRSRLSAMVKEVMEWSEKAQDWREVWEKVEERYGNYHWVHTLPNLAYVVVALLFGGRDFRQTISIAVMCGRDTDCNGATAGSIMGALLRKRGIPEDMYRPFQGMVRSAVFGFCQNRIQDLVENTMNVMEKERTGE